The window GGGCGGCGGAGACCGTGGGCTGTTGCCGTTGCGGCCGGGCGGCCCGTGTTCGGTGACAGACTCAGGCCCTCACCGACGAGAGCGAGCGGCTGCGTGCCGCCCTCCGCGAAGCCGACCGGCGTCTGGCGACCAACCGCACCCGACTCGCCGGAGGCATGGCATGATCCCGGACCGAACCACCCCGAACGCCCGACTGCTGCGCCGCGCCCTCGCCCTCTACCCCGACTCCTACGGCGCCCACGAGCTGGCCGAACTCACCGACCACGCCGAACGCCACGTGCGCACCGCAGGCCCGCTGGCCGGCCTGCGGGAGGTTGCCGACGTGGCCGGACACGGAGCCCGGGTCCGCCTCGGCCTGGTCTCCCACCGGCCGATGGGCCGGGCACTGGCCACCGCGGCCCCGCTCGCCGCCGTCCTGGCCGGCACCTACGCGGCCTGGGACCTCTGGTACACCCTCCAGATGGCCATCGACCACGGTTTCGACCAGTTGGGACCGTCCGGCACCCGGGCGGTCGCCGTCAGGGCGATGGCCCTCGCCCCGGCGACGCTGATGGCGATCGCGGTGCTGGCCGGACGCTGGACGACGGCGAGGATCCTGGCCCTGGTCACGGTTCTGGCCACGCCGTTGCTCGCAGCCCTCCACCGACCGGAAGCAGGCGCTGGTCTCCCGGGTCGTCCAAGCCCAGCGGTACTGATCCCGGTACTGATCCGCCGCCCGGAGCCGCCCGGTCGCGGCCGACCGGCCGCACCGCACTGCACCGCCGGCCGATGCGGAACGGTGGACGGGGGGATTTTGACATCCTGCTGAAAGTCATACAGTCTTTTCGGCATGACTGACCGCCACCCGATCGACTGCGCCGCCATTGAGCTGGCGCTGATCGGCGTGGCCGCGCACTGCGTTTCCGACAATTTCTGTCGCTGAATCCGCCTGTCCCGACGCGTTGCGGTGATCGCCGCCTCGGGAGTCGCCCCCTCCTGCGGGCGCTGTGCTGCGCACTCTTCCCCAAAGCCTCACTGTCGCCCGCCTTCCTCCGTGTACAAATCGGTAGCGAAAGGCCCCCCTTTCCGATGTCTCGAACCACCTTCACCCCTCGCCGCCTCGCCGCGGCGACCGTCACCGTCGCGCTGGTCGTCGGACTGGCGGCGTGCGGCCCGAAGGCCGACGGCGGTGGTAGCGCCGGCAAGGACGCCGCGCCGCAGCAGGGCGGCACCCTCACCGTCCTCAACCAGAACCCGCAGGACCAGTTCGACCCCGCACGGCTCTACACCTCCGGCGGCGGCCACGTCCCCTCGCTGGTCTTCCGCACCCTCACCACCCGCAACCGGGTCGATGGCGCGGCCGGCACCGAGGTGGTCCCGGACCTCGCCACCGACATCGGCACCTCGTCGGAGGGTGCGACGGTGTGGACTTACCACCTCAAGGACGGCCTCAAGTTCGAGGACGGATCGCCGATCACCACCGCCGACATCAAGTACGGCATCGAAAGGTCATTCGCACCCGAACTCTCTGGCGGCGCACCGTACCTGAGGGACTGGCTAGTCGGTGCCGCAGACTACCAGGGCCCGTACAAGGACGGCCGCACGCTGGACGCCATCGAGACGCCGGACGAGAAGACCATCGTCTTCCACCTCAACAAGCCCGAGGGCGACTTCCCGTACCTGGCGACCCAGACGCAGTTCGCCCCCGTCCCGAAGGCCAAGGACACCGGGACGAAATACCAGGACCACCCGGTCTCCTCCGGCCCCTACCAGGTCGTCAAGAACGAGAACGACGGCGCGCACCTCGTCCTCACGCGCAACCCCAACTGGTCCGCGGCGACGGACGACCAGCGCAAGGCGTACCCGGACACCGTCGACGTGCAGTCCGGGCTCGACCCGGCGGTGATCAACCAGCGGCTCTCCGCCGGCACCGGCGCCGACGCGGCCGCCGTCACCACCGACACCAACCTCGGCCCCTCCGAACTCGCCCAGGTGAAGGACGACAAGGCCCTCGCCGCCCGCGTCGGCACCGGTCGCTTCGGCTACGTCAACTACCTGGCGTTCAACCCCAAGGTGAAGCCCTTCGACAACCCGAAGGTCCGGCAGGCCGTCGCCTACGCGATCAACCGCACCTCGGTCGTCAACGCCGCCGGCGGCTCCTCGCTCGCCGAGGCCGCCACCACCTACCTGCCCAACCAGGAGACCTTCGGGTACACCCCGTACGACCCGTTCCCGGCCGGTGTCACCGGAAACCCGGAGAAGGCCAAGGAACTGCTGAAGGAGGCCGGCTACCCGGACGGCCTGACCATCACGCTCACCCACTCCAGCGCCACGGGCAAGGGCGACGGCCCGGACCTGGCCACCGCCGTCCAGGACGGGCTGAAGGCGGCCGGGATCACCGTCCAGCTCGACGCCCTGGACTCCACCAGGTACTCCAAGACGATCCACACCGTCGGTACCGAGCCCGGTCTCTTCCTCTCCGGCTGGGGCGCCGACTGGCCGTCCGGCGGTCCGTTCCTGGCGCCGATCTTCGACGGCCGTCAGATCGTCACCGACGGCTACAACTTCAACTCGGCGCAGCTGGACGACCCGTCAGTGAACGACGAGATCGACCAGATCAACAAGATCACCGACCACGCCGAGGCCGCCAAGCGCTGGGGCGCCCTGGACAAGCGGATCGCCGACCAGGCGCTCACCGTCCCGCTGTACCACCCCGTCTACAAGCGGCTGTCCGGCAAGGACGTCCGCAACATCGTCATCAGCGACTGGACCGGCGTGCTCGACATCTCCCAGGTCGCGGTCAAGTAGCGGACGGTATCGAACGGAATCGAACGGATCGGTTCGGACAACCATGGCACCACACGAACCCAGAGCCGGGGAGGCCCCCGCGGCCTCCCCGGCCACCGGGGGGCGGCAGGTGTGGCGGCGGCTGCTCGCGCGGCGCGCCGTCCTCGCGGCCGGCCTCGTCATCGTCCTGCTCGTCCTGATCGCGGCGGCGGCACCGCTGCTCGCCGCGATCGAGGGCCAGGACCCCACCAGTTACCACAACGACCTGCTCGACTCGGCGGCCGGCGGGGTGCCCACCGGCTCCTTCGGCGGCGTCGGCGCCGAGCACTGGCTCGGCGTCGAACCGGGCACCGGGCGGGACGTCTTCGCCCGGCTGGTCCACGGTGCCCGGATCTCGCTGCTCGTCGCCGTCGGGGCCACCCTCGTCCAGGTCGCGATCGGTGTCCTGCTCGGGCTCGCTGCGGGCCTCGGCAGCCGGCTGCTCGACCAGCTGATCGGCAACACCACCGAGGTGATGCTCGCGCTGCCCACGCTGGTCTTCGCCATCTCGCTGATGGCGATCGTGCCCTCCTCCTTCCCCCGCCCGCTCCTGCTGACCATGGTCATCGGGCTGCTGGGCTGGTCCGGCACCGCACGGATCGTCCGGGCGCAGACGCTCAGCCTGCGGCAGCTCGACTACGTGGCCGCGGCCCGGCTGGCCGGTGCCACCCGGTGGCGGATCGCCCGCCGGGAGCTGCTGCCGTCCCTGGCCGCGCCGGTCATCACCTACGCGGCGGTCCTGCTGCCGTCCAACGTGATCGCCGAGGCCGGGCTGTCCTTCCTCGGGGTGGGAGTCAAGCCGCCGACTTCGTCGTGGGGCCAGATGCTCTCCGGCGCGACCACCTGGTTCCGCGCGGACCCGATGTACGTGCTGCTCCCGTCCGCGCTGCTGTTCGCCACCGTGCTCGCGTTCACCGTGTTCGGCGACGCCGTCCGTACCGAGCTCGACCCCCGGGCGGCCTCCCGGCTGCGGGTCGGGACGGTGCGTGGCAGCGCAGGGCCGGCGGCGGAGGGGTCCGCTTCGAGCGCCGGCACTTCGAGCGTCGCAGAGGAGGCCACCGCATGACCCGCTTCCTGCTCCGCAAGGCCGTCGGCATGGTCGGCGTCCTGTTCGCCCTCTCGCTGATCGTCTACGCGGTGTTCTACATCGCCCCCGGCGATCCCGCCCAGCTGGCCTGCGGCGAGAAGTGCAGCCCCGCCCAGGTCCTCCAGGTGCGCGAACGGCTGGGCCTCGACGCGCCCGTCCACCTGCAGTACGCCCACTTCCTCCAGGGCGTCGTGGCCGGCCGCGACTTCAGCGCCGGGACGGGCGTGCTGCACTGCCCGGCGCCCTGCCTGGGCGTCTCCTACCGCAGCGGCGAGCAGGTCACCGACATGATCACCGCCCGGCTCCCGGTGACGGCCTCGCTGGCGCTCGGCGCGATGGTGCTCTGGCTGGTCCTCGGGGTCGGCGCCGGCCTGCTCTCCGCGCTGCGCCGGGGCCGGCTCAGCGAGCGCCTGCTGACCGGGCTGACGCTGGCCGGCACCTCCGTGCCGGTGTTCGTCATCGGCCTGGTGCTGCTCATCGTCCTGTGCGCCCAACTGCAGTGGCTGCCGTTCCCGAGCTACGTGCCGCTCACCGAGGACCCGCAGCAGTGGTTCTGGGGCCTGCTGCTGCCCTGGGTCTCGCTCGCGCTCATCGAGTCCGCCAAGTACGCGCGGCTGACCCGCTCCTCCATGCTGGAGACCCTCGCCGACGACCACATCCGGACCTTCCGGGCGTACGGCGTCAGCGAACGGCGCCTGGTGACCAGGCACGCGCTGCGCGGCGCGCTCACCCCGGTGATCGCGCTCACCGCCATCGACCTCGGGACGCTGTTCGGGTCTGCCGTGCTGACCGAGTCGCTCTTCGGCCTCCCGGGGCTGGGCAAGCTGCTGGTCACCTCGGTCGGCCTGATCGACCTGCCGACCGTCGTGGGCCTCACCCTTGTCACCGGCTTCTCCGTGGTCCTCGCCAACGTCATCGCGGACGTGCTCTACGCGGTGACCGACCGAAGGGTGGTCCTGACGTGAGCGCCGCATCCCTGGTCGACGTCCGGGACCTGGTCGTCGACTTCCCGGTCGGAACCGGCCACGTCCGCGCCGTCGACGGCGTGGGCTTCACCCTGGAGGCTGGGCAGGCGCTCGGCATCGTCGGCGAGTCCGGCTCCGGCAAGAGCACCGTCGCCTACGGACTGCTCGGCCTGCACCGCGGGACCGGCGCCCGGATCGGCGGCTCGGTCCGGGTCGCCGGCGTGGACGCCGTCACCGCCGAGGGCGACGAACTCCGGCGTCTGCGCGGCGGGTTGGCGGCGATGGTGTTCCAGGACCCGCTCTCCGCCCTCGACCCGTACTACGCGGTGGGGGACCAGATCGCCGAGGTCGTCCGGGTGCACCGGGACATCTCCCGCCGGGACGCCAGGGCCCGGGCCGTCGAGGTGCTCGACCGCGTCGGCATCGCCGACGCCGCCCGGCGCTCACGGTCGCGTCCGCACGAGTTCAGCGGCGGCATGCGCCAGCGGGTGCTGATCGCGATGGCCCTGGCCTGCGAGCCGCGGCTGCTGGTCGCCGACGAGCCGACGACCGCGCTGGACGTCACCGTCCAGGCCCAGATCCTCGACCTGCTGCACGAGCTGCGCGCCGAGACCGGGGCCGGGCTGGTCCTGGTCACCCACGACCTGGGCGTGGTCGCCGGGAGCGTCGACCGGGTGCTGGTGATGAAGGACGGCCGGGCGGTGGAGCACGGCCCGGTCGCCGAGGTGCTGGGCGCTCCGCGCGAGCCGTACACCCGGGCGCTGCTGTCGGCGGTGCCCCGGGTCGACGCCCCGGAGGCTTCGGGCGCCCCTGCCGCGCCTGCCGAGCCGGCCGGGGACGAGGTCCTGCTCGAAGCCGTCGAGCTGCGTCGCGAGTTCGCCACCCGCGGTGGCCCCGTCCGGCACGGCGCCCCCGTGGCCGCCGTGGACGGCGTCTCGCTCACCGTCCGCGCCGGCGAGACACTGGGCATCGTCGGCGAGTCCGGCTCCGGGAAGACCACGCTCGGGCGGATGCTCGTCCGGCTGCTGGAGCCGACCGGCGGCCGGCTCCACTACCGCGGCCGGGACATCGGCGCGCTCGGGGAGAAGGACCTGCGCCCGCTCCGGCGGGAGCTGCAGATGGTCTTCCAGGACCCGGTGTCCTCGCTCAACCCGCGCCGCACAATCGGCGAGTCCGTCGCCGACCCGCTGCGGATCGCCGGCGAGAGCGACGAGCGCCGCATCCGCGCGCGGGTCGGCGACCTCCTCGAACGCGTGGGGCTCGACGCCGACTGGTACCACCGCTATCCGCACGAGTTCTCCGGCGGGCAGCGGCAGCGGGTCGGCATCGCCCGGGCGCTGGCCCCCCGGCCGCGCCTGATCGTCTGCGACGAACCGGTCTCCGCGCTGGACGTCACCACGCAGGCCCAGGTGGTCGAGCTGCTGGGCGAGTTGCAGCGCGACCTCGGCCTCGCGCTGGTCTTCATCGCCCATGACCTCGCCGTGGTCCGCCAGGTCAGCGACCGGGTCGCGGTGATGCGGGCCGGGCGGATCGTGGAACAGGGCGACGCCGACGCCGTGTACGACGCCCCCCAGCACGCCTACACCAAGGGCCTGCTGGCCGCCGTGCCGGTGCTGGACCCGGTCGAGGCGACCGCCCGGCGCCACGCCCGCCTCGCCGCCGCCGGGGTCTGACCGGCCCGACCGGCCCCCGGCAGCGGCTGGCTCTTGACCCCCGGCTCCCGGCTCCCGGTCCTACGGCTGGGAGCCGGGAGCCGACCGCACGTCAGGGCCCGCCCGGCGCCGCCACGGACGGCCGGCCCGCGGTCGGCCCGTCGAAGCCGGTCACCGCAGGGGCTCCCCGGCCTCCACCACCCGTACGGCCCGTTGGACGGGCAGGCCGCTGCGCTCGTTCTGCAGGTCCCACAAATCCCGGCTTGAATGGCCTCTGACCGGCGCTTCTCGTGAGTCGGGTGGGAATCGTCCGGTTCGTCCATCGGGAGCATCGAGCCGGTGTTCCCGGTCGGGCCTCCATTCACGATGGAGACCCGACCAGTCCTGACCTGCCGACTTCGTCGGTGTACGGGATCCGCGGGAGTGTCGCGGGAATCCCACCGCCGCCCGCTACGCCCACTCCATCCCGTGTTCGGTGAGTTGTGAGTTCCTGCTGCTACACCGAGGCTTGAACAGCTTCTGATCGGCGTATCTCGTGCGTTCGGTGGGAATCGTCGGGTTCGTCCGGTGGGGCGTCGAGCGGTGTTCCTGGTCGGGCCTTCGTCTACGCGGGAGGCCCGACCGGCCCTGACCTGCCGACGTCGTCGGTGTACGGGAATCACGTGAGTGTCCCGGGAATCCCACCGCCGCCCGCTACGCCCACTCCATCCCGTGTTCGGCGAGCTGCGCGAGCCGGCCCGCGCTCAGCTTTGCCCGCCGGCTCTTCTGGGTGTTCAACCAGGTGCCCAGCGCGAGGTGCGACACGATCACCTGCTCCTCGCCGCCGGGGGCCGGCCTCCACGGTCTCCGCCGGCTCCTTGTGTGGGCGCCGGACGTTGGCGTGGCGCTCCCGCGCACGAGGTCGGCGGGCGGCGGTTCGGGAAGTTCGCGGTGCGAGGCACCCCCACCCGCGGGCGCCGGGACCAGGGTGTTCGCCCGGGCCGGCAGGACGGCCACGGCGAGCGTGGCGGCACGACGCCACCCGGGACGAAGTGATCATGTGTTACGACGGCCTGCCCCCGCCGCCCCGGGCGGCAAGGTCACCCGCGGCGGCGCGCCCCGAGCGCTTCGTTGACCATCACGCACCGGGCGCGACGAGCCTTCCGGGTCACCTGGCTCGAACGAGCCAATGCCGCCGCCGTGCTACTGGGCGACGCCGAGCCCACCTTCGCCCCGGCGACCTGACGGACCCGCCGTCGCCCGCCGGGCTTCTCCACCTTCCTCAACGGAGCCGACAGGGGTGGGGCGCGGGCCCCGCCGCGGCGATCGGGCGGTGCGGACACGGGGACGTGCCCGGTGTTCTGACATGACTTCAGAAATAGTTCTGAGGTACCTGCAACCTCCGGGGGCTCCGCACGTCTATGAGGTTGAGACGGTCGGGAAGTCCGGGTGTCTCATCCGAACCACATCTGCAGGGACCCATGGGGGGAACCATGAACGACCACTTCACCACCACGCGCCGCCTGGGCTCCGCCGCCGCCGCGGTCGCCCTCGGGCTGGGGGCCGGGCTGCTGGCCGCCGCGCCCGCTTCGGCCTCGGCCTCGGGGATGTCCTACGTCCCGCTGTCGGCCGACTCCACCGTGGCGTTCCAGAACGCGGCGACCGGCAAGTGCCTGGGGGCGGCGGACTTCCGTACCGATGACGGCGCGCCGGTGCGTCAGTCGGCCTGGTGCGGTGACACCGCCCAGCAGTGGCGGGTCAGTGACGGCTTCGTCGTCAACGTGTACAGCGGCAAGTGCCTGGAGGTGCCGGGCTGGAGCACCGCCCAGGGGACCGCGGTCGTCCAGTGGACCTGCAACGGCGGTGCCAACCAGCGCTGGGGGAAGGTCAACGTCGACGGCGCCACGATGGCCGTCATCAACTTCAACAGCGGCCTCGTCCTCGATGTCGCCGGCGGCGACCCGAGCGACACGGCTCCGGTGGTCCAGTGGTCCTCGGGGGGTTCGGCGAACCAGCGGTGGACCCTCAACCCGGTCGGCTGATCCGCCCTCGGTCCCCAGTGTGAGTTCCTGCCGCTGCGCCGGGGCTTGAATGGCCCCTGACCGGCGCATCTCGTGAGTCCGGCGGGAATCGTCTGGTTCGTCCGCTGAGGCGCGTCGAGCCGGTGTTCCCGGTCGGGCCTCCGTCTACGAGGGAGGCCCGACCGGCCCTGACCTGCCGACCTCGTCGGTGTACGGGAATCACGTGAGTGTCCCGGGAATCCCACCGCCGCCCGCTACGCCCACTCGACGCCGTGTTCGGCGAGTTGGGCGAGCTGGCCCGGGGTGAGCTTGGCCCGGCGGGCTTTCTGGGTGTTGAGCCAGGTGCCCAGGGCGAAGTGCGACACGACCGCCTGCTCCTCACCGTCGGGGCCGGCCTCCATGGCCTCTACTGGCTCCTTGTGCGGACGGGGGACCCGGGGATGCCGCTCCCGCTCCACGAACTGGGCGATCGCCGCCAGGCCCTGGGCGAACCGGTCGCCGCGGGACACGGTCGGCTTCGCCTCGGCCGCGGCCTTCGCAGCCACCAACTCCTGGTCCTCCTCGATCCCGATCGCCGCCAGCAGGCCCCGCTGATCGGCCTCCAGGCCCGGCCAGCCGGCCCGCTGCGCCCGTACCCAGCGGCCGAGCTGCTCACCCTCGAACACCGTGTCCACCGGCAGCCGCGCCCAGTCGACGCGGCCGTCGGAGTCGAGCCACCACAGCCGGGCGACCGCGTAGGTGCGCTGCCAGGTGACCGGCCACACCGGGCACCAGAACGGGTCGATCTCCTCCAGCGCCCGCCGCCATGTCCAGCCGGTGGCTGCTGACCTGTCCTGCTGGTCCGGTGGCCCCCGCCCGAGGGCCAAGCCGGTACCACCAGTGCTACCGCCGTGTGCCCAGGCAGCCGGTTCGGCGCCTCAGTCCAATAGGGAGAAGTCGAGGCGGATCAAGATGTCCTCAAGATCGATGGCCTCGTCAGCACAGAACCCCCGCAGCTCGTCCCAGTACTCCGACACGTCATCGAGCTGGCCCCCGCGCAGGCTGATCACGGCGGGATCCCCGTCCTCCGGCACCCACAACTCCGCGACGTCGGCCCGCTTCAACTCGTCGCAGACGCTGACCAGCTCGTGCTGCCTGATCTGCAACCGCCGCATGACGAGCTGGAAGTCGGGGGGCTCCTCCAACCCGGCGACCAAGGCCAGGACCTGACGTGCCGGCAGGGTCAGCGTGCCCACAGCCGTCGCGAGGCGGTTGAACGCGCTGATGCTCTGTGCTTCCTCTTCTGGGGTCAGCCCCAGGTTCTCCCAGTCGTGAAAGCGGCGCAGGGTGGTTGCGTAGGCGACCGTGTTGTCCTTGGTGACGTCGCGGTATGCCGCCTCCATCTGCTGCACGCTGTGGCGGTAGGGGGCTTCGTGGCGCTCCTTCATGCCCCGGAGGAACTCCGAAGTGAACTCGCCGCGCGAGGACTTGTCGTCGATGTTCTTGGCGTGGTTCTTGCAGAGCAAGATCAGGTTGTTGTGGGCCCGGAGGTCATCGAGGTCCTTGCCATCCCAGTCCTCGTGCCGAGCGCTTGTAGGCTCGGCGCCGATGATGTGGGCGATCTCGCCGATCCAACCGTTCTCGGCGGTGACGAGCCGTACCTTGCAGTCCTCCCACGCGCACTCGTTGCCGCTGAACACGAGCAGCTGGCGTACGACCTGGTCGTGGGGGTCCCGCCGATTCCGCGCTGTGCCGTCCTTCCTCAACCGACCCGCCATCACATGCCGCCTTCCTTGCCAATCCGCCTCTATGACGGGACATCAGCCTAGAGGGAGAAGCGGACCCCTATGGCGACGGCCCCGTCCCGCCCGCCGCTGCCCTCCCAGCACGGGGAGATGAGCGACGAAGCCGTCATCGCCCGAGTCCTCGACGACCCGCGACTGGCCGCGAAGACCGCGAAGGCGTTGCGCTTGCGGAGGCAGCAAGCAGCGCGGGCCGATCAGCCGCCTGCTCCCTGAACCGCGCCCCCGCCTGCCCGGCCCACCTGCTGCCTGGCTGCCGGTTGCTGCCGGAGGCGGGTGGTGAGGTGGTTGCGGGACCGGCTGTTGGTGACGAAACTCCCGCCTGCCCGTCCCGACTGGAGTGGGCCGCCGTGGCGGCCGGCCGAGGTTGACCTGTTCCGGCAGGTGCCGCACGGCGCGCCGTTGGGCGATCAAGTCCGCGATGGACGTGGACGGGGGCTGCTACCTGCAGTGATGGTGCTCTGGTTTGGGTGGGGGTGGTCCACCCGTCCGGCTGGGTCTGGCCTGCTGACCGGTGCCGGGGTGGACTGCCCCGCCGGGCGTTGCCGCTCGGGTAGTCCACCCCGGCATGCCGGTCGCCTGCCCGGCCCGTCTGGTCGCCTGTCCGGCGCCCTTGCTTGCCGTCCCGGCCGCCCTTGGCTGCCTGGGCTGTCCTGTCCCCCGGATGTCTGTCGTTCGGGGTGCTGGGGGTTTCGTGACGGGCCGCTCTGCTCCGCCCTCGGCTGGGTTCCGGTTCGGGTCCCGGTGTGTGACCTTGTCGGATTTCTGGCGCGGGTAGGGCCTTCTGGTAGACCAATCTGGGCGTGCGGCCGACCCCTGTCAGGCGGTCTGGCGGCACTCCGGGGTATGCCGGGTTCGGCGACGGCGTGTGGTCACCGCCCCGGCCGGCCGGGGTTCGGCGGGCGGTCTGGGGACCGGGGCCGCTGTGGGGTGCTCCGGCGAATTGACGGCGCCTCGGAAATGCCGCCGGTTTTCGGCTCTGGCTTTCCTCTCGTATTCAGCCGGAATTTCGTTGCTCGGGCTGCTTTGGCGGGTGGTTAATTCATGCGGGAGTTCGCCGGGAGTTCGGGGGCGGGGAGCGGTGTGGTTCGGGCGGCGGCCGTGCCCGGCTCGCAGCCATCCCCGGCGCGGGGGCGGCGGAGGTCGCCGTTCGGGGCGCGCGGCCGTTCCGGGTGGCTGGTGGTCCGGCTGCTCCCCGTGCTGCCCCTCTGGGGCCAGAGGGTGAAGCTGGGCGAGCACCCGCGCGAGCGGGGGTCTCCTGTCCGGCGTGCAGACCGGCGTCGCGGGGCTGCTCCGTGCCGCTCGGGCGGAGGTCAGGCGGTCGCCGACTGCGGCTTCGTCAAGCGCGGCCGCGGGATACCGAAGACGAGAATTCCGTGTCGCGCCCCCGTCCTCCCGCCATAGGGTCCAGCCCATGCACTCTGACCAACTCCAGCTCTCATCCCAGCGGTGGATGACGGCCGCACTGACGGCGTTTGCGCAGGGACCGGAGTCGCATGACTTCGCCGTTCACCATGCTGGGATCGCCGCTGAGCACATGCTCAAGGCCTACCTGGCCTCGCTCCACCCGGCGCTGATCGCCGAGCGGGACTTTGACTCGCTTCTCCATGCCACCGGTCATGGCACGCACGCGTCTGTCCCCGCCAGCCGGGCGAAGACCATCGGACTGGTCGACGCTCACGACCGGGTGCACAAGATCCTCCGCACCCAAATGCCGGTCGCCAAGCAGGCGCTCGGACCCGTCGCGAACGCACGCAACGGAGTTGCCCACAGTGGTGTCTATGACGTTGCCGAGGTGCAGTTGGTTTTCACCACATGCCTTCGGCTGATCGACCCGCTGCTTACCGAGCTAAAGATAGATGCGGATCGCTACTGGGGCAGCTACCGGCCGCTGCACGACCGGCTGATCGAGGAGCGCGTCGAAGCCACCCGTATCCGCCTGGAAGGCAGGCTGGCCAGAGCAAGGGCCGCCTTCGAGGAACGCTACGGGCACCTGAATGAGAGGGAGCGAGCACTCGTACTGGCTGCGGTCACGCAGCAGGGCACGACGCTCGCCAATGAGCACAGCGTGCTCAGGACCTGCCCTGCCTGCAGCTCGGATGGCTGGTTGACGGGCGACCTCAACCTCGGCTCCCTCCGCGGTGTGGCCGGGCCCAAGGCCGTCGTCGTCTTCATCTCGCCTTACATCTTCGACTGCTCCGCCTGCGGCCTTGAACTCGTCGACGAAGAGCTTTACGAGCTGGGCGACGACTTCACCGACGAGGTCGTTCTCGACGATCCGCCGGAAGACTTCACCTGGGACCCGATCGAATGGCTCTACCTGGAGGACGTGTGACCGGCTGACCCAAGGCCGAGACGAGCGCCGACCCCTGGCCGGCCGCTCCTGGCTGCCGTCGCCTCCGGCCGCCGTGCCCCGGTCCCGCCGCCGTCCCCGGCGGCCGCGTCTGTTCGGGGTGGTGGTGGCCGGGCTGCTCCCCACCGCCGAGTGCGTTCGGCCTGTCTGCCGCTCCGGCTCCGGCCCCCGGCCGCTGCTCCCGGCCCCCGGGCGGCTGCGCCTGGTCGTCGTGCTGCTCCCGGGGTCCGGGAGCGGGTAGCGCACCTGCGGGCTTTCTCGTGGTGGTGGCTCGGCGCACTGATGGCGGGTGCGACACGGTGTTGCGTCAGGGGTGCGACACGGGGCCGTGTTACGGGTCTGACCAGCTGTTATGTGACCGCTTCCGGGGGCGGGGAGGAGTAGCGGTCCTGCCGTGCCTGGCGGTCGCTGCCGGGCCCCGGCTCCCGGCCCGGCGCCGGTTTGCTGCGCCTGGCCGCCGCTGCCTGGCGGCCGCTGCCGGGGTCGCGTGGCGGGTACGGGGCGACGATTTGTACGGCACGCGCAGGAGCTGCTGGTGGTCCTGGTCCGCGCCGCGGATGGTGAGCTGGTGTTCGACGGCGAGCACATGCTGACCACCTCGACCCGGGCGGTCGACGGGGCGATCAGGGACGTCCTGTATGAGCCGCTGCCGGCCCGGTGCCGCTGCGTCTGGTCGTCGCTTGCGGGTCCGGTGTTGCTGTGTCCGGCTCGTCGGCGGTCGGAGCTGATGGCTGGGTGATTGCGCGGCAATCACCCAGCGGCGGAGGCCTGACGGCCCTCGCCGGGCACCGGCAGCGGCCCTCACGCAGGCCGTCCCGGCCCGCCCGGCCCGCTGTGCCTTGCCGTCCTGGTCGCCGCTCGCCGGTGGTCGGCCCCCCTGCCGGGGCCCGCTGCGGCTGTGCCTGGTGCGGTTGCGTCGGCTGGTCCGCCCCGGCCTTCTGCTGGTGGTGTTCGGTGGCCTGGTGGCGGGTGCAACGTGGTGTTGCGTCGGGGTGTGACGCGGGGCTGTGTTTCGGGTCTGACCAGGGTTTATGTGGCCGTCGGCGGGGGCGGGCGTGTTGCGCCGCTGTGTTGCATCGATCGTGCCGGTCCGCCGGGGCTC of the Kitasatospora sp. NBC_01246 genome contains:
- a CDS encoding Ms4533A family Cys-rich leader peptide — encoded protein: MTDRHPIDCAAIELALIGVAAHCVSDNFCR
- a CDS encoding ABC transporter substrate-binding protein gives rise to the protein MSRTTFTPRRLAAATVTVALVVGLAACGPKADGGGSAGKDAAPQQGGTLTVLNQNPQDQFDPARLYTSGGGHVPSLVFRTLTTRNRVDGAAGTEVVPDLATDIGTSSEGATVWTYHLKDGLKFEDGSPITTADIKYGIERSFAPELSGGAPYLRDWLVGAADYQGPYKDGRTLDAIETPDEKTIVFHLNKPEGDFPYLATQTQFAPVPKAKDTGTKYQDHPVSSGPYQVVKNENDGAHLVLTRNPNWSAATDDQRKAYPDTVDVQSGLDPAVINQRLSAGTGADAAAVTTDTNLGPSELAQVKDDKALAARVGTGRFGYVNYLAFNPKVKPFDNPKVRQAVAYAINRTSVVNAAGGSSLAEAATTYLPNQETFGYTPYDPFPAGVTGNPEKAKELLKEAGYPDGLTITLTHSSATGKGDGPDLATAVQDGLKAAGITVQLDALDSTRYSKTIHTVGTEPGLFLSGWGADWPSGGPFLAPIFDGRQIVTDGYNFNSAQLDDPSVNDEIDQINKITDHAEAAKRWGALDKRIADQALTVPLYHPVYKRLSGKDVRNIVISDWTGVLDISQVAVK
- a CDS encoding ABC transporter permease, whose amino-acid sequence is MAPHEPRAGEAPAASPATGGRQVWRRLLARRAVLAAGLVIVLLVLIAAAAPLLAAIEGQDPTSYHNDLLDSAAGGVPTGSFGGVGAEHWLGVEPGTGRDVFARLVHGARISLLVAVGATLVQVAIGVLLGLAAGLGSRLLDQLIGNTTEVMLALPTLVFAISLMAIVPSSFPRPLLLTMVIGLLGWSGTARIVRAQTLSLRQLDYVAAARLAGATRWRIARRELLPSLAAPVITYAAVLLPSNVIAEAGLSFLGVGVKPPTSSWGQMLSGATTWFRADPMYVLLPSALLFATVLAFTVFGDAVRTELDPRAASRLRVGTVRGSAGPAAEGSASSAGTSSVAEEATA
- a CDS encoding ABC transporter permease, which gives rise to MTRFLLRKAVGMVGVLFALSLIVYAVFYIAPGDPAQLACGEKCSPAQVLQVRERLGLDAPVHLQYAHFLQGVVAGRDFSAGTGVLHCPAPCLGVSYRSGEQVTDMITARLPVTASLALGAMVLWLVLGVGAGLLSALRRGRLSERLLTGLTLAGTSVPVFVIGLVLLIVLCAQLQWLPFPSYVPLTEDPQQWFWGLLLPWVSLALIESAKYARLTRSSMLETLADDHIRTFRAYGVSERRLVTRHALRGALTPVIALTAIDLGTLFGSAVLTESLFGLPGLGKLLVTSVGLIDLPTVVGLTLVTGFSVVLANVIADVLYAVTDRRVVLT
- a CDS encoding ABC transporter ATP-binding protein, with protein sequence MSAASLVDVRDLVVDFPVGTGHVRAVDGVGFTLEAGQALGIVGESGSGKSTVAYGLLGLHRGTGARIGGSVRVAGVDAVTAEGDELRRLRGGLAAMVFQDPLSALDPYYAVGDQIAEVVRVHRDISRRDARARAVEVLDRVGIADAARRSRSRPHEFSGGMRQRVLIAMALACEPRLLVADEPTTALDVTVQAQILDLLHELRAETGAGLVLVTHDLGVVAGSVDRVLVMKDGRAVEHGPVAEVLGAPREPYTRALLSAVPRVDAPEASGAPAAPAEPAGDEVLLEAVELRREFATRGGPVRHGAPVAAVDGVSLTVRAGETLGIVGESGSGKTTLGRMLVRLLEPTGGRLHYRGRDIGALGEKDLRPLRRELQMVFQDPVSSLNPRRTIGESVADPLRIAGESDERRIRARVGDLLERVGLDADWYHRYPHEFSGGQRQRVGIARALAPRPRLIVCDEPVSALDVTTQAQVVELLGELQRDLGLALVFIAHDLAVVRQVSDRVAVMRAGRIVEQGDADAVYDAPQHAYTKGLLAAVPVLDPVEATARRHARLAAAGV
- a CDS encoding RICIN domain-containing protein, which produces MSYVPLSADSTVAFQNAATGKCLGAADFRTDDGAPVRQSAWCGDTAQQWRVSDGFVVNVYSGKCLEVPGWSTAQGTAVVQWTCNGGANQRWGKVNVDGATMAVINFNSGLVLDVAGGDPSDTAPVVQWSSGGSANQRWTLNPVG